The Aptenodytes patagonicus chromosome 22, bAptPat1.pri.cur, whole genome shotgun sequence genome contains the following window.
TGGAAAGAACTGCACAAACTTCACTGCTGGGTCAAACCCTGTATAGTACGAACAACTTCTTTTGTCATTATTGAATAAAGCAACCACTTCTCATCTCTGAAATGGAGAAGTCTAATCAGATACTTTGGGGACTCTATTGGCTCATTCAATACTCTGAAAACTATTATTTCCTGCTATTATGATATTGGTTTTCTTCTATTTCCTGTAATCTGAATTACAAAATTGGTAAATCAGATGTGTGTTCTCACAAACCTAATCCCTTGTTCTTCCACACCTTCTGCATGAACTGCATGAGACTTGAGAGTAACTAGGTTATTTGCACTAGGGAGCTCACTTCTGAAATACACGCCATTTCATAAATTCAAGATATATCAGTGTTTCTGTAATCACAAAAAGATTCAAAtatcctttctgtttattttttgcacATCCCTAAAATACGCCAACAACTTCAAGAATGACAGAAAACAACATTCCAAATTGTATCATGCTTTAGATTACAACATTCTATGTCTATGTTTATTGcctatgtttgtttttatttagaaaataatttactcGCTGTATTTGACTGAGCAAAACTGAGCATTAATTTATCTTTTCTCTTACTAGCGTAGGAGCTACTTTAATGCAATCTGGTCAATGTGCAATTAGAAGGCTGCACTGTCTTCTCTATTAAAATAAGGCACTAAAAATAGTCTGTATTACAGATAAACATGCTTCATTTTTACTAACATTTACAGATAGTAATACCACATTAATAGACCAATTCAATTCTAGTGCTTCACTTTACCTAGTCAGGCATTACTGGAAGCAGCAGGATACCCAAGAACCTCAAGACAGACAGGTCTTATATATTATCATTGGTTTCTGTGATCTAACAGCCTAATCAGTACTCTGTGTTCAGCAAATAGTAAGTATCTAGGAGACATAATTAAAGCTTTACTGGTGCATTATGGATgacaaacaataaaaaagcttgccaaagcattttggaaaatttCGTTCCTTCAATTCAAGCAGCAGCACACTTCATGCAAGCTGAGGATGCTCCCAGCTGTTCAGTACTATGACAGTAATTACGTGAGGTGTCAGCGGTGTCCTGGTATAAAATCAAGGCTTGGTCTTAGTTTCCACTTCATGCTGGTAGAACTGTAACACAGCAGTATGGCTTTAATTACTGATTGGTCCAccaggtttttatttattttcctggtcTTTCAAGTCTCACATCGTGAGATTTCACAAAGCAATACAATCACCATATTTACAGAACTGTGTAATGCTAAGACAAAaacctcaaaggaaaaaaaaatatggcacTCTTCAAGGAAAGCAAGAATACATTCCAACCAGACATGATGGAATTACACACTTTTAATATACAGAGTGTATATTAATCTCTAACAAACTAATAATGAGGAACATTTTCCTGCCCACCCCATCCCCACTCACATTTAGCAAAAGCACGTGGCAATAAACACTCAGACCACACTGTCAGCAAAAGCTAACTGGAAAATGAATTGGGctgaaaactgaaaagttttCAGCACTGAATGCACATCCTCAGCCCTTAAGAGTTCACTGTAGAAAACTCTTCTGTGTTTCTGAGTGGAAAGTAAGTCATCATCCTgtacaaaaccacatttttttaacctgtaaagTTTGGTGGCTGGATCTAAAGCAtgtgcagtttaaaaaaaaaagtaaaagttttatCTGTTTAAGTGAGGTGTGATTGAAAACGATCACTCCCATTTGTCTCAAGAGAATGTGTATTAAATTCTGCCATAGCACAGTCTGTCTATTAATGACTAAATCCCTTTTTTTAACTTAGAGCATTTGGGGGACTCAGCCAATATACCAACACTAGGAAGGGATAAATCATCTTTGTAGAACTGTAAGAGACACTGTAAGATAGGGATTTGCCCTAAAGGAGAAGACTGATTTGATAGTAGGAGTCCTTCATTGTATTAGTGCAATATTTGTAAACTAAACCTTAGAGGTTATCACTATTAGAGTGCTAGCTGACCGTCAGCTGGCCTAGCAGTGAAGCTTTATATACTCTTGTGGCTAAAACTTCTATTGTTCTTGGTcatgacaaaaacattttgcttcacCTCACAATGATTGTTCTAGAGGTACCACACTGTATAAAAGAATAGCATTATTGTTTCATTCATGATCTGAATGCCCTGGGACTGATGGATACTGAGAAGTTCTTATAAGCCCCAGAGCAAATTTCCCTACTGCAAAGCTGTCCATTGTTCATATCATGGTCAAATGTAACCAGAAATAAGAAACATTAGAAGACCTTCTGAAATGTAATTATATGTTTTTCAAGTAAATTTCAAGTAGCAGGTTTTCATCTGTCTCCCCCAGCCTTTCCTACTGAGTCAATGAAAGAGCAAAATCAATCCACTTTAAACGCAAATGTAAAAATACCCCTGAAATGTAGCAAAACGTGGTGTTGATGTTTTGCCAGTTACCATTAAGTATATATAATATTATTCTGTGAAAACAGGTGATTTTAGAAGAACACATAACTGGAAGGGATGCTCCTGGGTTGGTTAAGTCCAGtctcttctgtttaaaacatAACCCccagaaaagctatttaaaacatTAGGATTGTGACAGATGTGCAAAAGAAGTGTTTCTGATTTGTTCTGACAGAGCTGAATACCTGAGGGGGAGTTTGTGTTGGTTAAACATCACCACTACTGGTCTGCTGAAGTTGTGCTAAATCAAGCTTCCATTTTCTCTCCttcagaaagtttaaaataaaacattaacattcTTGAAGTAAGAAGCTGCACTGTTCAGTATCCTGGTGAGAAAGAGTGGGTGATGTCCTGGAGTCCAATCTTCCATACTGTATTTCCAGTTATACAAGTGGTAGTCATGAAATGGAACTACTTCAACATAGTACACCATTTTTTCTCCCCATTGTAATGATAATTTATCAGTGCTTCCAAGTTTAAAAGAGCTATATTTCGGTATTCTAGCAAAAACAGAACTGCCAGAATTCAACAGCAGTTTTCACAGAGAAGTGTCAAATCTATAAATTACTCTTGGAATTCCAAAACTCTCATATATATCTTTACATGCTTTATAACCCAGTTGCTAACTGTGCAAGTACTGCAGTCTGAATTAAAATTGATCTGCACTGGAATCAAGAGTtaaaagtttgggggttttacATGGAACAGAGATCTATACAGAGATTTGGCAACAATTTTAAGTACTGCTATTCTTATTGGAAGCAATTAATTTAGTAAATTTACTAAATTTTGAGTTCTAAATAAGTTTCCAGGCAACATACCCTTTCATCTGTTCTTCCTCAGATCCTGTGGGATAGCTGTTTAAAAAAGTGGGAATTTCCTATATATACTTGTTTTGTATGGCACTTGTTCTGCTTACAGGTGCCTGCAAGCAAAGAATTCTTCAAGACACAGAACCACTTGCTTTTTGATGTGATTCATTTCTCCACTCTTACATTAAGCCCCTTGTAATACTGCTTTTAGACTGTTCAGCTTTTACTAGTGGCATCTTTATTGTGTGATTGCCAAATAAGCAAAGAAATAGGGAGACTGATCGtctatatttcaattattaccTTTTTCAGACAGCCTTTAGATCAGCTGgtaaatactgtatttgttttattgtaAACCCCTATGAAGCATTCCTGTGCAAATAGCATTCCATAAATTTATAATGTGGCACTACTCCTACTATATGTGCTGAAACTAAGAAATAAGAATGAAGTGGGGTTTTTTACCCCCCAGGTCTGTAATCCTGAATGCATGTAAATTCTGAAGAAATACTTACTTCAGTAGGATATTTTATTAATCTCTGGGAATGGTAGGTAGAGAGGAACAGTATATACATgctgtcttcagcatcatttGAATAACACTGCATCATTTACTGGATTCCACCACAACTGGGAATCCGGGAAGAAGACAgtaaaagaacttaaaaaaaagccctgctgaaAATAAACTCTTTTGTGGTTAAAAACCAGCCAGTTGGAACTGAAGCAGTGTTTTCTTAGGGTGGCAGAACAGTCGGAAAAGTTGTTGGATTATTTTTGGCAGTGGCCAGCGTATTATAGCTCTACCATTACTGTTACTAAACTGTCAAGAGTCCACTGAAAGGGTTATTACTTTACTAGTACATTCTTGGAAAAATATAGCGTACTCAGTCTGGTAACATGAAGCTTTGGATTTTAGAACTTTGTTTGACCTTTCTGACACATTCATATCACTGTAACTAGCTTAACTCCTAAATACTTCAACCACACAGGTATAGTAGAACATGAGACATGACCTACAGACAGCAGTAAATCCAAGGAGTGGCCAAATCATTGCCGAAGTGTTGCACAACACGATGCAACGAGCACGTAACTGATTGACTCCTTTGCCCTGCACTGCTTGAAAACAGGCTTGGAAGTTTTcagttagatttttaaaaattatgtagcTTGTATTTGGATGTTGGTAAGAGCAAAACCCAGTGGCTAGTTACTGGCAGCCAGCTCTCCTGTGTAGGTGCAGGTGTAAAATGTGCAGGTGTAAAATGAAGTTGTGCAGGTGTAAAATTAATCTAGTTCATGCTTTGGCGTTAGCAGCACGTTCTCCTTAGCAAATGCACTTGAATCTCCACACTGAATCCAGCAGGATCTTTTGCATTACAGGAGTACCTTATACAACCCTTATTTACCTTATTAAATGGAACAGATAAGCTATCTAAATATTTGACTAATAAAAtactatttctatcactttcaatGACACTTATGAATTTACAATTGGAAATGTACTCTGCTGAGAAGGTGTCAGCATGCTGGATTTagttgaagaaaataattgttttcctttgatttggGATCTATATGACCATTCACAGTGTAGTAATTAAGACTGGAGTTATTTCTGCCTTTACAGTAGCCAGAGGACAAGCATTTAAGTATGTGCCTTCATGTGTCTGCAAGTTTTGTATCTTCAGTTCTTCTCAAATATCAGCCACGATCAGATAATTCTCTGCCAACAAATGGCAATCTGTGATTCTCCTTCTGATTATCTACTGAATTGACCAAGAGATTTCCCTGCTCTTGTAGCTGTTGCTTTCAGCCCactgctttcctcttcttcacTAGGCTTCAGCAGCTACCCTTATCTTCTGGCCATTTTCTCCCAAATCTGGGAGCAGGTCTATAGTTTATGTTGCCTCAATAGCTCATTTGGACCCACTTTGAATCAcataccaaaaaaaccaccaaagttTAAGGCCTTTGTCCTGTGAATCTTCAGATTCTCTCCTAAGCCAGGAAGACTCAAGTATGTCTCTGGCTCTCACCCGATTCCTGCCTGAATACTAGTGAAAAAAGGAAGCCTGCTTAGAACAGAAAGAGGGTAACTCACTGCCTTTTCACCTCACCAGTGCTAGTTTGCCAAAGGTCTTGATTAAGAGATTCCATCAGGTAAGAACACACTTGGTTCACCCCCTAAAATGTCATCCCAAGCTTGTCTCCGAGTTTCATTTCATACAGCatactgattttctgtttttttttcctaaaattgcAGACATCCAGCACTGAGGCTGACCAATTTGCTAGCTTTTAGCACATAGTGTCTTTTTGCTCTGGCAGTATAAGAGccttagaatttatttttttctttttccatgtgtgAATGAAAGATCTCAGGCATCATCTCTTCGCTGAAACAGACCCTCAGCAGTCTCTTACGAAATTGCTCAAGTGGAACTCATGTTCCAAACAATCAGCAGAGTTCAGTCAGTATCGCTGGACAACCTGTGAGATGTTTCATCACTCCAGTCTGCTGAgctgcacacttttttttttctccactcacTTTCACTAAATGTGATGCTACTACAAAACAGCCCAGCCAACTTTGCAACTGCATTTCTTCACACTTAGTTCAAACAGTAATGGGGGCATGGGGAAGGCTAGAACTATCCTGTAGTAGCTGGTATTTCATGTGGAATATTAAAATCACTGACAATGTTACTGTATGTGTTGACAAAAACTCAAAGGAGAACCAAAAGTTACTTTCCACTGACTGTTCAGAATGTACGGTAGTATGCACGTTGGCAATCCTCCTTCAGGGCCTCCGAAGGACTTCCAGTGTTTGGGGCATCATAAGAGAAAGCATGGGGCACAAACTGCTTAACTTAAGATGCGTGCATAGCAGATCTGTGGATAGGGCATAGGTAGGTTCATGTCCTGCAGGTACTACAAACGTCTCTCGTTTTGAGTATTGATAATAGGAGTGCACCATTTTGAAGTACTGTGACAGAAAAAGGACATGGGGCTGGTGATAGCGCTGTTTAGACCAATCTGGACAACTAAGCAGAGCAGCCAGAGTTTTACATTGGCTGCATTTGGTGGCACACAACTTGCAGTGCCTCTACTTGTAACCAGACTTGCTTCCCAAAGATGATGGGGGGTCTGAGCCCTCATTTGTCTATTGCTACTGTGCAAACTGAGCTCAGATAGTGACATCAGCAGGTATTGCTTCACTATGTTGTATCACTCCTGTTTTTGGTGAGCCTGGAAGATGCCCGAgaaggatcaggagcagtggATCATTAACCACGGTCTGGTAAAGGTGCTGAGTAAGGGTAGCTTTGTCTTACAAATGTGCTGCTCTTTAAAGTTGAGAACTGCGCTTTAGACAACCTCTACACTGTAACGGTGAAAAAGGCACAGTTCAGAGAGCCAAGCAAGTGGATTTGTCCCTATGCTCCTGCTATCAAGTGGGGAATGGTACTGAAAACACTTATTTGCTGGCTAATTATTGAAACAAATACTTCTACTTCTAGTGAACGCAGAATAAGCAACTCCCAGACTCAGCTACGCAGTCAAACTGGCCCGATGGCATGCTGCAGCCAACCCCAGCTCAGCGTCTGGATGAAATAAAGACCTTGCTGGGGGAGCAGTTTTTTTGTGCAGTATACTCAGAGGTAAGCACAACACACACACTCTTCTCAGAGCAGACTGAAATCGTCTATTACCAGTATCACAGTAGCCTGAACAGCTATACCAGAAGAAGTGTTTAACTGACACTTGACCAACATACAAGTGGGGAAGAGAGTTGTCAtcttgaacttaaaaaaaatcattgctttgtCTTCTAAAGAATGAAGGCAAGGGCAGTTTGCatttaatattcttattttttgaaAAGCTTATTTCTTTGACCTATTAAACAAGTTGCTTCACTGATACTTGCTAGGTAGCTACTGTCTGGCTAAAATGGGAGTTTCCACTTATTCTgtcttcttttattttgtctcCAGAAATTTTATCTTTTGTGGGGAATGTTTTCTTATAATGAGAGATGGTCCACTTGGAAGTCACAGTTCTCATTAAACATTCTCTGTTTTAGTACAGTTTTTGTACTTTTGGCATTGAAATGCTTGTGATAACCTTTGTGGCCATGTTACAAACAGATACCCATGTACTACCAGCACTAGAATTGGCAGCTGTGCATCTCCTTGGAAGTTCAGGTGGCTGCGCTTGGCATGCACTGTGAACACTTCTAGAAAGCACCATGAAAGGGTCTAGTAACTAAGTATGCGACAAAGTTTAGAAATAACCCCAAAAATAGCTTGTAAAATATCTGTACACGTCAGCAAAAAAGCCCACAATCCTAACAGCCTAAGGCATACCTATATTCtttaaatgttaactttttttgcTTGTGTTGTCATTGTCTAGTCCACTTCTTTAATCTGTCAGTTTCTATTCTCCACTAATTTAATAATTGATTAAAAGATTCAATTTTGAATCTTCAGGAAAACTACCAGGTATCCCAAATACATTTTGTCTGTGTTTGGGCCACACTCCCCACAGAATGCTTTACCACAAGGAGAAGAAATACaaggcaagtttaaaaaaaaaaaaaaaaaaaaaaaaaaaggcaagcaggtGAGATCTTTCTGATTTTGTGTTAATGGCCTTAACGCAATAATCTTAGCATATGCAACACAAGAAACTCAGAGAAGGGAGATAAATGTAGCTGCATTTTAGAGCAGTGAATCTTGTATagcacaaaaccagaaacagctcTTTGCTGACATTGCAATGTCTCTTTCCTatagaaggaaataataaaaaaagggtTTATGTATAAACACAATAGGTTGAGGCTGTTATTGGCATGTCTAAATTGTGCCTGGATTTTGTTCTGCAAACCTTTTCCATTAACATTTCTGTCGGGAAAGCTAACTCTTTAGAGATGTAATGAACCATCTGATTTTAATTTGGTTGTAGAACAAGGGGTTACTCTCTGAATCGTGCATAGCCAAGCTATTGAGCTACACCCAGATCTATTTCCTTATACAGACGATGATGACTGCTCAAGCACGAGCAGCATGTGGGAAAGCAGCAACCCTCAGCCTTGTTTTAAGCAAATTAAAGTAGCTTTGGAACAGTAACGATTTTCTCTGTGAGAGAGATTTGACTCTCCTCATCATCATTTTGTCCCCAATTCTTCCAGCCCAACTGCTGCAGACACAACTGCTAATGTGGCTTTTggcctttctcttcttttctccccttgaTGCAGGGACTGTAGCATCTTCACCCTCTTCAGTCACTACCTTCACTTGGCATCTCCTGCTGATTTCTTAAATGCTTACGCAGCCCTGCACAGACACTGCtgtttatttcatttcagctctTGTCCGAGATAAGACTATCCACACAAGATCCTATGGGACATCTTAGGGTTCTGCACTTTCTACAAGATTGTGCTCTAgcaaagctaaagccctggttgAGTGCTTTAGTGCTGCTTGGGATTCTAGTCTGAGAAAGCTGAACAGAAACAGAGAGGGGGAACTTCAACAGTAATTGACCCACACCCAGAAAAAACATTCAAGACATGCTGGGAAATCACAGTGGAACTGCAGAGCCTGATTCCTTTTACAAAACCCTGTTTGTCCAGTCTATGTgcggctgcctgcctgctggccGGACACAGTGTAATTCAGGGCCAGCTGAGACATGTCAGGCAAAACAAGGCAAAGAGACAGGGGAGGAGCCTCGCTTgataggtttttttctgtttataccCTGTCTCTGCTTATTAAGTCTTCACAAAGGAAATACAATGTCTGCCCTTAACTgcaatttcagataatttttgaATGTCTCTTATTCCCAGGATGCCCGCTACTGATTTGTTAACCCAAGATGTGGCTGAATTAGTCAACACATGGCAGTTACCTAACAAGGTATTACTGCTGCTAGTCTTCTAGCATAAAATTGTTCTTAGCGAAGTTTGAGAGATTTATCTTACGCTTTTCCACAGCCAAACAGATGTGCATATTCTCCAGAGCGAAGGAAGACTAGCACTGGCACTGGATCTGCTATGCAGTGACATTTGTGGAGTTTCTTGCTCATGGCACTCTGAAAAAAGGAAGGTGTTTCCCTGTACATAATTCCCAGTACTATGGCCACAATGGTTTTAGCTATGCTATACCCAATATGCCAACCCAGAAGTAGCCTGTCACCCACGGTGCTCCTATATAATACCCATATTTGTCCTAATACGCAGcttgaacatggaaaaaaatcccatctgtCCTTGTGACATGTGATGTCTGAGCTCTTCTGGGAAGGAGCCTGGGCTTTATCTGCCTAAAATCAGCAATGTGGTGCATCCTGAAAGGGGCAGATGGGATAGATggaggctgctggaggctgctgagCCAGCCAGAGCGGTGGGGCCTGTCCACATGGCAGGTAAGCGTGGCTGTTGAGTGTGTGATAATGGCACGATTCACTGGGGCTCCCCCCGTTCCACAAGTACCAGCTTGGTGGTCCCCACCCTAGCCCCAAGGACACCTCTGCAGACAAATTAACTGAATGGACAGCTATTTCAGCCAAGGGGCTGCTTCTACTCTCACTACTCTGCAGGGTATTTGCAGCCAAGAGACCAGCCCTGGCCAAAAAGGTTGCTGCAAAAATCACTAGAGATTTTACTCCTGGGAACATGCTGTCGCCATATGGTCTCCACATTAATAACACCAAACAAGTGCTCCATAAAcaatgttttaataacaaataccAGAGGAATTAATAATAATCTAGCTATTATTTTCTAATGTTCTCGCTTTATTAAGAACATTTATGCTGTCTGAATGAGCTCTTCGGAAGAACAACATCTGGCACCCACATGAATACCTGATGAAATCTGTATGATCCTGGGTATCTTATAAATTTATTGTCAGCAACGGCATCCGTTTGTGCCAGCATGGCTTACAGtaacattacatttttcttttgttctaggTGCATAGCGTAATGTCCATGCTGTACTACACTCTGATTATAGCTTTTTTGATCGGCACACAGGCAGCTCCAAAGTCAGAGGACAATGCTCCACTGGAGTATCCTGCAGAACAGTCCCTGCTCAATACCCACCGGAGTAACAGACACCACATTCCCAAGGCAGCTCCACAGACATCCCACGGCCACTCTACTTGGACGATAGGTAGAAGAGAAGCTATAAATATCACCGTGGACCCCAAATTTTTTAAGAAGAGACATTTCCGGTCTCCCCGGGTGCTGTTCAGCACACAGCCCCCCCCAGTGTCAGGGCAAGGACAGAATATGGGATTTCTCAGCAGTGCAGGTTCTCTCAACAGGACTGCCAGGACCAAGAGGACCGCGCATCCCGTATTACACCGGGGAGAGTTCTCAGTGTGTGACAGCGTCAGCATGTGGGTTGGGGACAAAACCACAGCCACTGACATTAAAGGCAAAGAGGTGACAGTGTTGGGAGAGGTCAACATTAACAACAACATTTTTAAGCAGTACTTTTTTGAGACCAAGTGCAGGGACCCTAAGCCAGTCTCCAGTGGGTGCCGAGGGATCGATGCAAAGCACTGGAACTCTTACTGCACCACAACACACACCTTTGTCAAAGCGCTGACAATGGAGGGCAAGCAAGCAGCCTGGCGATTTATTCGAATTGAcacagcctgtgtgtgtgtgctcagcAGGAAGTCAGGGAGACCCTGAGATGGATGTAAAGCCCGTGACAACACCCTCCTACCCCCCTACCTCagtctgtaaattattttaagttataaAGGACTGCATGGTATATTTATAGTTTATACAGTACAGAAAGGACCTCATTATTTATTAAACTCTTTTGGAAACCTTTTGTGTTTTGCAATTTATTTACTGGCAGAACCCTTCAAAAGATGTTCACCTTAGTCTCATTCAGCCCTACAACTCTGTAATGTTCACAGGGCCATTGAACAATCTTTGCTCGCCATTCTACAAAAAGAAAACGTTCTTCACACAGTTTTCACACATATTCCTCCCTTCCACAATAAAAGAATTTTCCTCACAAAACTTGCCAGTTTACTGTGAAAATCTTGtaggtttattttaaattgaaatgttttgtCCAACTaccaagagactgaaaaagacctTTCAAAACCTGCTTCCAGTTTTACTAATTATCCATAAAGATATTAATCTTACATAATTAATCATCTCAGTGAACTCCTGGTAGAAATACTAGTTCTTCATGTTGCTAGATAAATTTCTAAGTAAGACctttagtgcattttttttaaattgctaaattattttcactgcaaaaataatccgttctgaattattttggaaCATTTGTCTGCACAAGAGTAGAATCTAGATGtatgtatttttgcattaaaatggtattttacagCTCATTACTTATGAGCTATATTAGAGTGATGGGGTTGCAAATGtcaatatacatatataaataaaaaagttcaTGTAGCTtataattaaaatttgaaaattctcTCAAGCTAGTATTTTGGCAATGGGGACTTGACATAGGAGCAAGCCTTTCCATGCATGatagaagaaaattttaaaaaaattcaaaaaatcaCTGAGGCTGTGTTTTAGCAAGGAGCCCCAAAATAACCCTATGCTCATAATTTCTGTGCTTTGGGGAACATTGGTCTCTAGAAGTACACAACGGAGCCTGAGGCCTGTGACGGGTGTTTCAGTCATTGCACAGCAAATAAAGCTGCAGTTTCTCTCATTGTTTCCTTTGGAAGAACAGCTGTTACCCATTGCAGAaactgtttcaaaaca
Protein-coding sequences here:
- the NGF gene encoding beta-nerve growth factor isoform X2 → MLQPTPAQRLDEIKTLLGEQFFCAVYSEAAPKSEDNAPLEYPAEQSLLNTHRSNRHHIPKAAPQTSHGHSTWTIGRREAINITVDPKFFKKRHFRSPRVLFSTQPPPVSGQGQNMGFLSSAGSLNRTARTKRTAHPVLHRGEFSVCDSVSMWVGDKTTATDIKGKEVTVLGEVNINNNIFKQYFFETKCRDPKPVSSGCRGIDAKHWNSYCTTTHTFVKALTMEGKQAAWRFIRIDTACVCVLSRKSGRP
- the NGF gene encoding beta-nerve growth factor isoform X1, whose amino-acid sequence is MLQPTPAQRLDEIKTLLGEQFFCAVYSEVHSVMSMLYYTLIIAFLIGTQAAPKSEDNAPLEYPAEQSLLNTHRSNRHHIPKAAPQTSHGHSTWTIGRREAINITVDPKFFKKRHFRSPRVLFSTQPPPVSGQGQNMGFLSSAGSLNRTARTKRTAHPVLHRGEFSVCDSVSMWVGDKTTATDIKGKEVTVLGEVNINNNIFKQYFFETKCRDPKPVSSGCRGIDAKHWNSYCTTTHTFVKALTMEGKQAAWRFIRIDTACVCVLSRKSGRP